A single Biomphalaria glabrata chromosome 2, xgBioGlab47.1, whole genome shotgun sequence DNA region contains:
- the LOC106074805 gene encoding transcription factor MafF-like isoform X1, which yields MIVIDLDIFLSQVKEELTAAAARAASASPPLTPNHTSISDDDLVSLSVKDLNRLLKGLTRDEVSKLKQRRRTLKNRGYAANCREKRISQKEELETEKDKLRAEVERLQRENSIVKMELNALRNKCEALEQFAHRNDIRVLTHPHHMVSQMHASLVVKSEPMLPSSTVS from the exons atgATAGTCatagatttagat ATTTTTTTGTCTCAAGTGAAAGAGGAGCTGACGGCAGCTGCAGCCAGAGCCGCCAGTGCCAGCCCTCCACTAACACCTAACCATACCTCCATCAGTGATGATGAccttgtctctctttctgttaaAGACCTGAACAGATTGCTAAAAGGACTCACACGAGATGAGGTGAGCAAATTAAAACAACGAAGGCGCACTCTCAAAAACAGAGGATATGCGGCCAATTGCAGAGAGAAGCGTATATCTCAAAAAGAAGAACTGGAAACAGAGAAGGATAAACTCAGAGCAGAGGTAGAGAGGCTACAACGTGAAAACAGTATTGTGAAAATGGAGCTTAATGCTTTACGAAACAAATGTGAGGCCTTGGAACAGTTTGCTCATAGGAATGACATTCGTGTTCTAACGCACCCTCACCACATGGTCTCCCAAATGCATGCCTCTCTTGTGGTCAAATCTGAGCCAATGTTACCAAGTTCAACTGTGTCATAG
- the LOC106074819 gene encoding crossover junction endonuclease EME1-like, with translation MTEPLTVLVDPAITPQEKQKELISNTCLEINVRCDFVPQRCERTISWMPPLSASSSVYEDITKEIMAVLNAEEAVQMIQAYIQSKHGDAQHMTLTQWVSSLQASLPGHNITVFIVGLTKYFSNQKLKNKRNFKEAATGQATKRKKKNERLDESISFQQAEEAFVELQLFTGCVVQQTATFEEFVGQLKYFTKSVREKPAKKDRFDSVLSFLDEATSGIYVNKQGQGLSKVWKHQLMQYKNFGSEMAEAVAAVYPSPYLLHKACKEKNNKEAEAMIADINVRRNASVISTNRKIGKEQARRIYTFMTSKDPDQVIK, from the exons ATGACTGAACCACTGACCGTATTGGTAGACCCTGCCATCACACCtcaagaaaaacagaaagagtTGATCTCAAACACATGTTTGGAAATCAATGTTAGGTGCGATTTTGTTCCACAACGATGTGAAAGAACAATTTCATGGATGCCACCACTTTCTGCTTCA TCTTCAGTTTATGAAGATATAACTAAAGAAATTATGGCCGTGCTCAATGCTGAAGAAGCTGTTCAGATGATACAAGCATACATACAG TCTAAACATGGAGACGCCCAACACATGACACTAACCCAGTGGGTCAGTTCTCTACAAGCATCCTTGCCAGGACACAACATAACTGTATTTATTGTTGGTCTGACCAAATACTTCAG caatcaaaaattaaagaataaaaGGAACTTCAAGGAAGCCGCAACAGGCCAAGCAACAAagcggaagaaaaaaaatgaaagattaGATGAATCAATTTCATTTCAACAAGCAGAAGAG GCTTTTGTTGAGCTCCAATTGTTTACTGGCTGTGTTGTACAACAGACTGCCACTTTTGAAGAATTTGTTGGACAGTTGAAATATTTCACAAAATCTGTTAGAGAAAAGCCAGCAAA aaaagatcGGTTTGACAGTGTCTTGTCGTTTTTAGATGAAGCTACCAGTGGCATCTACGTAAATAAACAAGGTCAAGGGCTCAGTAAAGTATGGAAGCACCAACTGATGCAGTACAAAAACTTTGGATCTGAAATGGCAGAAGCAGTAGCCGCTGTCTATCCTTCTCCCTATTTATTACACAAG GCttgtaaagagaaaaataacAAAGAAGCTGAAGCAATGATTGCAGATATTAAT GTACGAAGAAATGCAAGTGTCATATCCACTAATCGTAAGATAGGAAAAGAACAAGCTCGAAGAATATACACATTTATGACATCCAAAGATCCAGACCAGgttattaaataa
- the LOC106074805 gene encoding transcription factor MafF-like isoform X4, whose translation MSKKIFLSQVKEELTAAAARAASASPPLTPNHTSISDDDLVSLSVKDLNRLLKGLTRDEVSKLKQRRRTLKNRGYAANCREKRISQKEELETEKDKLRAEVERLQRENSIVKMELNALRNKCEALEQFAHRNDIRVLTHPHHMVSQMHASLVVKSEPMLPSSTVS comes from the exons ATGAGCAAGAAg ATTTTTTTGTCTCAAGTGAAAGAGGAGCTGACGGCAGCTGCAGCCAGAGCCGCCAGTGCCAGCCCTCCACTAACACCTAACCATACCTCCATCAGTGATGATGAccttgtctctctttctgttaaAGACCTGAACAGATTGCTAAAAGGACTCACACGAGATGAGGTGAGCAAATTAAAACAACGAAGGCGCACTCTCAAAAACAGAGGATATGCGGCCAATTGCAGAGAGAAGCGTATATCTCAAAAAGAAGAACTGGAAACAGAGAAGGATAAACTCAGAGCAGAGGTAGAGAGGCTACAACGTGAAAACAGTATTGTGAAAATGGAGCTTAATGCTTTACGAAACAAATGTGAGGCCTTGGAACAGTTTGCTCATAGGAATGACATTCGTGTTCTAACGCACCCTCACCACATGGTCTCCCAAATGCATGCCTCTCTTGTGGTCAAATCTGAGCCAATGTTACCAAGTTCAACTGTGTCATAG
- the LOC106074805 gene encoding transcription factor MafF-like isoform X2 has protein sequence MRYCCNIFLSQVKEELTAAAARAASASPPLTPNHTSISDDDLVSLSVKDLNRLLKGLTRDEVSKLKQRRRTLKNRGYAANCREKRISQKEELETEKDKLRAEVERLQRENSIVKMELNALRNKCEALEQFAHRNDIRVLTHPHHMVSQMHASLVVKSEPMLPSSTVS, from the exons ATGAGATATTGCTGCAAT ATTTTTTTGTCTCAAGTGAAAGAGGAGCTGACGGCAGCTGCAGCCAGAGCCGCCAGTGCCAGCCCTCCACTAACACCTAACCATACCTCCATCAGTGATGATGAccttgtctctctttctgttaaAGACCTGAACAGATTGCTAAAAGGACTCACACGAGATGAGGTGAGCAAATTAAAACAACGAAGGCGCACTCTCAAAAACAGAGGATATGCGGCCAATTGCAGAGAGAAGCGTATATCTCAAAAAGAAGAACTGGAAACAGAGAAGGATAAACTCAGAGCAGAGGTAGAGAGGCTACAACGTGAAAACAGTATTGTGAAAATGGAGCTTAATGCTTTACGAAACAAATGTGAGGCCTTGGAACAGTTTGCTCATAGGAATGACATTCGTGTTCTAACGCACCCTCACCACATGGTCTCCCAAATGCATGCCTCTCTTGTGGTCAAATCTGAGCCAATGTTACCAAGTTCAACTGTGTCATAG
- the LOC106074805 gene encoding transcription factor MafF-like isoform X3 codes for MKVNKIFLSQVKEELTAAAARAASASPPLTPNHTSISDDDLVSLSVKDLNRLLKGLTRDEVSKLKQRRRTLKNRGYAANCREKRISQKEELETEKDKLRAEVERLQRENSIVKMELNALRNKCEALEQFAHRNDIRVLTHPHHMVSQMHASLVVKSEPMLPSSTVS; via the exons ATGAAAGTAAATAAG ATTTTTTTGTCTCAAGTGAAAGAGGAGCTGACGGCAGCTGCAGCCAGAGCCGCCAGTGCCAGCCCTCCACTAACACCTAACCATACCTCCATCAGTGATGATGAccttgtctctctttctgttaaAGACCTGAACAGATTGCTAAAAGGACTCACACGAGATGAGGTGAGCAAATTAAAACAACGAAGGCGCACTCTCAAAAACAGAGGATATGCGGCCAATTGCAGAGAGAAGCGTATATCTCAAAAAGAAGAACTGGAAACAGAGAAGGATAAACTCAGAGCAGAGGTAGAGAGGCTACAACGTGAAAACAGTATTGTGAAAATGGAGCTTAATGCTTTACGAAACAAATGTGAGGCCTTGGAACAGTTTGCTCATAGGAATGACATTCGTGTTCTAACGCACCCTCACCACATGGTCTCCCAAATGCATGCCTCTCTTGTGGTCAAATCTGAGCCAATGTTACCAAGTTCAACTGTGTCATAG